The region TTTCAAAAGCAGCTTAGCCAAGACTTAGGCGCCACCAGCGTCACCTTGGCCCGCTTTATATTGGCGGGCCCCATCGCGGGCCTGTATGTATGGCTGCTCTATCTTTGGCAACCTGATGAGCCGCTGCCACAGTTTTCTGCACTGTTCTTCGTCTACATTGTGGGGGCAGCGCTGTGCCAAATTATCGCCACCGCCTTAATGGTGCGGCTATTTCAGTTGCGCAATTATGCGGTGGGTGTGGGGCTGGCAAAGAGTGAAGCCATTTGGGCGGCTATATTAGGAGTGGCCTTTTTTGGCACCCTACTTACGCCACTAGGCTGGCTGGGCGTATTGCTCGGCGGTATCGCGGTAGGGTTATTAAGTGGGCTGCGCCGCATTGCGGGGGTGATTTCGCCTAAGACCTTAATAGTGGGCGTGGTCAGCGGCTTAAGTTTCGCCCTGACTTCACTGTGGGTGCGCGAAGCCAGTTTATTACTTGAGCTGTCGTTTCCTTTTTCCGCCGCTTGGGTGTTGTTATTGGTGATCGGTCTGCAAACCCTGCTGTTAGTGGGCTGGCTGGGGCTGCGCGATCCGCCAAGCTTAATCGGCTTGGCGAAGCGACCTAAATTAACGGCGCTGATCAGTATCTGCAGTTGCTTAGGCTCCATTGGCTGGTTTAGCGCCATGAGCCTAGAAAGCGTGGCCTTAGTAAAAACCCTCGGCCAAGTGGAAGTGTTATTTACGTTGCTGATTTCCAGCTATTACTTTAAGACTAAGCTGGCCCGCCAAGACCACTGGGGATTAGCCATAATTGTTATCGCGGCCATTTGCGTGATGTGGGCTTAATACGGTGAATCGTGAAGGATAACGACATTGACCTTAAAAGCTAAACCTATTTAGACACGGAATACACGGAAAAGTACGGACAAGCACAACAATACAAAAGGTTCGTGGTCTTACAATTTCCTGATTACCCACAAAGCTCAGCCATGTTTCAGAGAATTAAGCACCAATTAATTCAATAGGTTACAGATAGACGCCGCCTCATCGGTAAAGAATATGAGGCTCAGTTTGGTATTATTACCTTGTAGGGGGGGCCCGTCTCTTCGGCGAAGAGGACTTCGGCCCGGTTTCGTGTTTTGGTTTAAATCTAAATCTCAGTAACAGCCAGCAGAGCTGGCCTGCCGAAGTCCTCTTTATTAAAGAGACGGGGCAGCTACAAAGAACAAACCGAAACAGGGTGCATTATGGCTGATGTTCATACGTAATCAGGTACAATTTAAAGATTACTTTTGATTGATTGATGTTCATTTTCCGTGTATTCCGTGGCTAATAAATTCCCTAGTTTTTGTTAACTTATGGCTCTGTGTTGCCCGAAGGGCTCGCATCGAAGGGGTACCGCCTAAAGGTCAGTAGGCGCTTTACGCCTTCTAGCACTAATAAACCCACCGCTAACCAAATGGCAATATAGGTCGGCCATTCCGCGTCTTGAATGCTCTCGCCCAAGATTAACGACACCACCACCAGTAAAATAGGCTCGACGTAGCCGAGCAGGCCAAACAAGCTAAAAGGCAATAGCCGGCTGGAGACTATGTAGCAGACCAAGGCTAAGGCGCTAACGATGCCTAAGCCCACCACTAGCGGCCACAATAAAGGACGCACGTCGAAGGCAGAAAACGGTTGATCAACGGATAACACAAACCAGGCCGCCACGGGCAGCATCAACAACATATCACACCAGAGTCCGCCTAGGTTGTCGGTGCCTATATAGCGGCGCCAGACAAAATACATCGGATAACCCAGCGCCACCACTAAGGTTTCCCAAGAAATACCGCCCGCCTGCCAGACTTCATTCGCCACGCCAATGGCGGCAAGCCCCACTGCCGTCCATTGCAAACGACTCGGTCTTTCTTGATAGACAAAGCGGCCAATCACCACTAATACCAAGGGCATCATAAAGTAGCCAAGCGATACAGGCAGCCCGCGCCCATTAATAGGCGCCCACATAAAGATCCACAATTGTACGCTCATCAGTGCCGCGGATACGGGCAAGCCGATCCACAATAAAGGCCGGCGTTTCGCCTCAGCAAATAACGTAGTCACCAAGTGCCAATCGCGGCTGTAAAGCAGAAATAAGCCGACACACGGCATGGTCAGCAGCATGCGCCAACCAAACACCACTTCCCCTGACAGCGGGTGCAGCAAACTGGCGTAATAATACAAAAATGCAAACAACACAGATGCAAATACCGACAGCCCAATACCTCGGGTCATGGCCCTCTCCTCTTAATGTGTGTAATTAGTGCGCGTAACACACGTATTTTGCTGACAGTTTAACAGCTTCCATGAAGATATTAGGCTGATGCCGTAAATAAAATCAGCCAGTAGCCACCGTTCAATCGCCAAAAACCAGCATATAACACCAAGTACGCGCCCTTAGACGAAACAGATAAAAACATGACTGCGCCAATACACCTCTGTGAGCTTTGCACTGGCGCCACGTGCAGAGGCTTAAATTGCCGGTTCCAAAGAGATAAGCATTGAAGTTAAGGAGATTCACGCTATAACAAGGACTCACTTGTTATAGGATTGCGGCATGCGCCTTATATTTTCATTATTAATGCTCTTATCACTCACCAGTTGCGGCTCAGCCCAAGGCCTGAGCTTGGCGTTATTACCGGTGTCGCGCTTTGACAGCAGCTTAAGTGAAACCTCGGGCCTGATACGCTGGCAGCAAGGGTTTATCAGCCATAATGACAGCGGCAATGCGCCTGAGCTGTTTGTGCTCAATCATGAAGGAAAAATAAGCGCACGCCTCACCGCACCAGCCAAGAATCACGACTGGGAAGACATTGCCGCTCAGGGCAACACCCTGTATTTGGCGGACACGGGCAACAACAGTGGCCGGCGGCGCGAGCTGAATATTTTAGTACTCAACCTCGCGCAAGACACTCTTAGCCTCGCCTCCATATTGCCGGTGGCCTACGCCGAGCAAACGAATTTTCAGCCGCCGCGCCATCAGCATAATTTTGATGCAGAAGCCCTCACTGTGGTGAATAACGAGTTATGGCTGTTTACCAAACGCTGGCTTGATCAAGAAACCGCCATCTATACGCTGCCTACTCATCAGGGAGCAATGAACGCCGCGACGGCAACCGAGCCGACACCACTGCAGGCTCAGCAGCAGCTTAATACTCAAATGCTGGTCACGGGCGCCGACTTTGATGAAAAAACCAACACCCTAATGCTGCTCGGCTATAGCCGCTCTTGGTTTAATCGCCACGCTTGGATATGGCTGTATCCGATACATGAGGGTCGCGTGCTTGAGCATTTAGGTCGGAAATTCACGCTTAGTCAAAATGGCCAATTTGAAGGCATTAGTCTCGCAGATGATGGCTTTATTTATGTAACCCGCGAAGGACACGACACTAATCTGTTTCGCTCGCAACAGACGTTAGCCACCCTACTGGCAGAGGAGCCACCTTTGAATAACACAACGCTAGACAACGCCAAGATACAGTAATAATACTCACCTTATTATTCATTATGTTTACTCAATAGGCGTTGTTCGGTCACTGCCGCAAGCTGGCTAAGCGAGATTCAGTTTATCTGTGGTCTAACATCAGCGCCGGCCAGCGTCAGTTTATCTACTGGCATAAAACTGCCATAAAAACACCACCGAACTGTCATCTTCCTCACTTAGCATCGGCTTCGAACTTAGCTTACTCCTGAGGATTGAAATCGATGAACAGCATACTGAGAATATCCAGCCTATTGACCCTAAGCCTAAGCACGTCTGCTGTGCTTGCCGCCGATATCGCAGAGCTAGAACAAAAGGCGCGAGCAGAGGGAAAAATATACAGTGTTGGCATGCCTGATAGCTGGGCAAATTGGAAAGACACTTGGCAGGATTTAAGCGAACAATACGGCCTTGAGCATCAAGACACCGACATGAGCTCGGCTCAGGAAATTGCCAAGTTTGCCGCAGAAAAGGACCATGCCACCGCCGACATTGGCGACGTAGGTGCCGCTTTTGGCCCTATCGCCGTGCGCCAAGGCGTGACCCAAGCCTACAAACCCACCACCTGGGAACAGATCCCCGACTGGGCCAAAGACCAAGACGGCCACTGGATGCTGGGCTACACCGGTACTATCGCCTTTATCGTTAATAACGAACTGATACACAAAGCCCCCTCCTCTTGGCAAGACTTGCTAGACGGCGACTATCAGGTAACCGTGGGTGATGTGGGCGTGGCCGCACAAGCCAACAGCGCCATATTAGCCGCCGCTTTTGCGCAAGGAGGCGATGAGTCCAATATCAAGCCGGCACTGAATTTATTTGCCGAGTTGGCCAAACAAGGCCGCCTGTCCCCCATAGACCCCAACATTGCCAACCTAGAGAAAGGGGAAGTGGAAATGGCCATCTTGTGGGACTTTAACGCCCTTAATTATCGTGACCAAATTAATCGTGACCGCTTTACGGTGGTGATCCCCAGTGATGGCTCGCTGATTTCTGGCTACGCCACCATTATCAACAAATATGCTAAAAACCCGAACGCCGCCAAGCTGGCTCGAGAATATATTTTAAGTGATGCTGGGCAAATAAATCTGGCGCGCGGCTATGCCCGCCCCATCCGCGACAATGTCACCCTGCCTGCTGATGTGCAGGACAAACTGCTACCCCAAGAAATGTATACCGTGGCGCGTCCTATTTCCGACCATAAAGCCTGGGAGAAAAGCACTCGCACCTTATCTCGCCAATGGCAGTCGGCCGTACTCATTCATCAGCAGAGATAAGCATAATGAGCAAGGTCATACTGGTCGTAATAGACGGACTGGCCTATGAAGTAGCCCAACAGTGTATGGGCTACTTGCAGGGCTTGAACGAAGCGGAACAACTTACCAGCTATAAAATGCAATGCGAGCTGCCGGCGGTATCCCGCCCGCTTTATGAATGCATTCTCACCGGCACTCGGCCGGTGGACAGCGGAATATTGAATAATGATATGGTTCGCCTTAGCACTCAGCAGAGCCTGTTTTCTCTGGCGCGTTCGGCGGAGTTAACCACGGCGGCGGCGGCTTATCACTGGGTTAGCGAACTGTATAATCGCGCGCCCTATCAGCCGGTACGGGATCGTTTCACTCACGACTCGAAATTACCCATTCAGTATGGCCTGTTTTATTCTCAGGACCATTACCCAGACTGTCACCTGTTACAAGACGCGGAAATTCTACGCACCCGATTCGAT is a window of Oceanisphaera sp. IT1-181 DNA encoding:
- a CDS encoding DMT family transporter, with protein sequence MLWIPFTLFAALMQAWRNAFQKQLSQDLGATSVTLARFILAGPIAGLYVWLLYLWQPDEPLPQFSALFFVYIVGAALCQIIATALMVRLFQLRNYAVGVGLAKSEAIWAAILGVAFFGTLLTPLGWLGVLLGGIAVGLLSGLRRIAGVISPKTLIVGVVSGLSFALTSLWVREASLLLELSFPFSAAWVLLLVIGLQTLLLVGWLGLRDPPSLIGLAKRPKLTALISICSCLGSIGWFSAMSLESVALVKTLGQVEVLFTLLISSYYFKTKLARQDHWGLAIIVIAAICVMWA
- the rarD gene encoding EamA family transporter RarD, with product MTRGIGLSVFASVLFAFLYYYASLLHPLSGEVVFGWRMLLTMPCVGLFLLYSRDWHLVTTLFAEAKRRPLLWIGLPVSAALMSVQLWIFMWAPINGRGLPVSLGYFMMPLVLVVIGRFVYQERPSRLQWTAVGLAAIGVANEVWQAGGISWETLVVALGYPMYFVWRRYIGTDNLGGLWCDMLLMLPVAAWFVLSVDQPFSAFDVRPLLWPLVVGLGIVSALALVCYIVSSRLLPFSLFGLLGYVEPILLVVVSLILGESIQDAEWPTYIAIWLAVGLLVLEGVKRLLTFRRYPFDASPSGNTEP
- a CDS encoding ABC transporter substrate-binding protein produces the protein MNSILRISSLLTLSLSTSAVLAADIAELEQKARAEGKIYSVGMPDSWANWKDTWQDLSEQYGLEHQDTDMSSAQEIAKFAAEKDHATADIGDVGAAFGPIAVRQGVTQAYKPTTWEQIPDWAKDQDGHWMLGYTGTIAFIVNNELIHKAPSSWQDLLDGDYQVTVGDVGVAAQANSAILAAAFAQGGDESNIKPALNLFAELAKQGRLSPIDPNIANLEKGEVEMAILWDFNALNYRDQINRDRFTVVIPSDGSLISGYATIINKYAKNPNAAKLAREYILSDAGQINLARGYARPIRDNVTLPADVQDKLLPQEMYTVARPISDHKAWEKSTRTLSRQWQSAVLIHQQR
- a CDS encoding alkaline phosphatase family protein produces the protein MMSKVILVVIDGLAYEVAQQCMGYLQGLNEAEQLTSYKMQCELPAVSRPLYECILTGTRPVDSGILNNDMVRLSTQQSLFSLARSAELTTAAAAYHWVSELYNRAPYQPVRDRFTHDSKLPIQYGLFYSQDHYPDCHLLQDAEILRTRFDPDFLLIHPMNTDDAGHKFGLDSRQYRNSARRFDLLLANYLPRWLDEGYQVLITSDHGMNRDHSHSGILPEERDIPLLVAGAAFSHNRHARPQQIELCGTIASLLGIPHDKPMCSELLK